One genomic segment of Desulfomicrobium sp. ZS1 includes these proteins:
- a CDS encoding ATP-binding protein: protein MTQPAEVKDIAHLTNKAKTSPRLMSGQLTVLSILVAMVPILCIATLGYVFYDAAFREKTHALLAQKAMSSVQNLDEFLEEKISNLRQETDAATISELSDPGHLRARLHSLQNAYQGVFIGLDLVDASGTIIARTTDEKTQTVSAEKSWFTQAISRPQFVSNLALCETYCFLAVRITAEQTVWLLRAHLDPDLIQEKTRLFHPGGPGGAFFLDRQGAYSAGSGAEPGSREAAQLLAQQFFPEGRPVVLEAKDANGQVNLYGCAPVRSTGNILAIHQPKAQLLHPLFQARLLALAIIIAGFAGIVVTALALAKRTEQRLLKAELELQQMQKHIMDAGKLAAIGELAAGVAHEINNPLAIMMENAGWIQDLLKSDDPHSEENTAEIFSSLQTITTQGHRCREITHKLLSFARKADSAIKAVNINSLLDDIAGFARQKAKYRNVEIRLSLDPNAGEVDSSPAEIQQIILNLVNNAIDAIEHDNGLVQLRSVRETSFVRIDVEDNGQGIPDDIRPQIFEPFFTTKDAGKGTGLGLSICRDLLSKMGGSISVDSTPGHGCVFHVRLPASSPK from the coding sequence ATGACCCAACCTGCTGAAGTCAAAGACATCGCGCATCTGACAAACAAAGCCAAAACGTCTCCACGCCTCATGAGCGGGCAATTGACCGTCCTCTCCATACTGGTGGCCATGGTACCGATCCTGTGCATCGCGACCCTGGGCTATGTCTTTTACGATGCGGCGTTCCGGGAAAAAACCCACGCGCTCCTGGCGCAAAAAGCCATGAGTTCGGTCCAGAACCTGGACGAATTTCTCGAAGAAAAAATCTCCAACCTCCGGCAAGAGACAGACGCAGCGACCATCTCGGAACTGTCGGACCCCGGCCATCTGCGCGCCCGCCTGCACTCACTGCAAAACGCCTATCAAGGCGTTTTCATCGGCCTTGACCTCGTCGACGCAAGCGGCACGATCATCGCGAGGACCACGGACGAAAAAACGCAAACAGTCTCCGCCGAAAAATCATGGTTTACGCAGGCCATAAGCCGCCCACAGTTTGTCAGCAATCTGGCCTTGTGCGAGACGTACTGCTTCCTTGCCGTACGCATCACCGCCGAACAGACCGTCTGGCTGCTGCGAGCCCACCTCGATCCGGATCTGATCCAGGAAAAGACCCGGCTCTTTCATCCCGGAGGACCGGGAGGAGCTTTCTTTCTGGACCGTCAGGGCGCGTACAGCGCCGGCAGTGGCGCCGAACCGGGCAGCAGAGAAGCCGCGCAACTGCTGGCCCAGCAATTTTTCCCCGAAGGCAGGCCTGTCGTACTCGAAGCCAAGGACGCAAACGGCCAGGTCAATCTTTACGGCTGCGCCCCAGTGCGATCCACAGGCAACATCCTGGCCATCCATCAGCCCAAAGCCCAGCTGCTGCATCCGCTGTTCCAGGCCCGCCTTCTGGCCCTGGCCATCATTATCGCCGGTTTCGCCGGTATCGTCGTCACCGCGCTGGCTCTGGCCAAACGGACGGAGCAACGACTGCTCAAAGCCGAACTGGAACTGCAGCAGATGCAAAAACACATCATGGACGCAGGCAAGCTGGCCGCCATTGGCGAACTGGCCGCCGGGGTCGCTCACGAGATCAACAATCCCCTGGCCATCATGATGGAGAACGCGGGCTGGATTCAGGATCTGCTCAAATCGGATGACCCGCACAGTGAAGAGAACACCGCAGAAATCTTCTCTTCCCTGCAAACCATCACCACCCAGGGCCACCGCTGCCGGGAGATCACGCACAAGCTGCTCAGTTTCGCACGCAAGGCCGACAGCGCGATAAAGGCGGTGAACATCAACTCGCTGCTGGATGACATCGCCGGGTTCGCACGGCAGAAGGCCAAATATCGGAATGTGGAAATCAGGCTGAGCCTCGACCCCAACGCGGGGGAAGTCGACAGCTCGCCTGCGGAAATCCAGCAGATCATCCTGAACCTCGTCAACAACGCCATCGACGCCATCGAACACGACAACGGACTGGTGCAATTGCGTTCCGTCCGCGAGACCAGCTTCGTGCGCATCGATGTCGAGGACAACGGCCAAGGCATCCCTGATGACATTCGGCCCCAGATTTTCGAGCCGTTCTTCACCACCAAGGACGCCGGCAAAGGTACGGGCCTGGGTCTGTCCATTTGCCGGGATCTTCTCTCCAAAATGGGCGGCTCCATCAGCGTGGACTCCACCCCTGGCCACGGATGCGTTTTTCATGTCCGCTTGCCTGCGAGTTCCCCAAAATGA
- a CDS encoding GspE/PulE family protein → MPKDNPKNSAPTSHGELIDILIKEGLLSEKQALHAARLRTKLVRPKPLLEIVKELGYVTADQVTTAIRKNKLSMRIGSLLLELGLISEADLEAAFQIQRTSKTPQKLGEVLVNNNFIKEFKLLEALSLQLGYPFVDPRFTSLDISLLHQIPATYRNKASYVPIERQEHQVVVAFANVLDMDDQEEARTIFPEGILPAIATRESIIETYQRFERGSQTKESLDDDSASGIVERIILDAIELDVSDIHMEPLPDRLRIRFRRDGVLEPYKDFPREIIPNISSRIKIMCKADIAEKRRHQGGRILFEYPGGELDMRASFYVTIHGEAIVLRLLNRQGNLIDIASVGMYPKTLKRFLDGALSRPSGVVIITGPTGSGKTTTVYSCIHHLNTPLLSIITAEEPVEYVIPGISQCSIDPKINLTFEETLRHIVRQDPDVILIGEIRDNYSAEVAVQAALTGHKVLTTFHTEDSIGGLIRLMNMDIEAFLISSTVVSVVAQRLLRRICPECSQPYKPSPGELQLFGYTQATIQSSNFRKGTGCAHCRYTGYRGRIAVFELLILDEMVRAAILERRTSFDIRKIALESAGLVTLFEEGLVKAAEGQTTLEEVMRCLPLVLKPRPLEETRRLLGV, encoded by the coding sequence ATGCCCAAGGATAATCCCAAGAACAGCGCGCCCACCAGCCACGGCGAACTCATCGACATCCTTATCAAAGAAGGGCTGCTCTCGGAAAAACAGGCGCTCCATGCGGCGCGGCTGCGTACAAAGCTCGTCCGCCCCAAGCCTTTGCTCGAAATCGTCAAGGAACTCGGGTACGTCACCGCCGACCAGGTCACCACGGCCATCCGCAAGAACAAACTGTCCATGCGCATCGGAAGTTTGCTGCTGGAACTCGGACTGATCAGCGAGGCGGACCTTGAAGCGGCCTTTCAGATCCAGCGCACGAGCAAGACCCCGCAAAAACTTGGCGAAGTCCTCGTCAACAACAATTTCATCAAGGAATTCAAACTCCTTGAAGCGCTCTCCCTGCAGCTTGGCTACCCCTTTGTCGATCCCAGATTTACAAGCCTCGACATCTCCCTTCTGCATCAGATTCCGGCCACGTACAGAAACAAGGCATCCTATGTGCCCATCGAGAGACAGGAGCATCAGGTCGTCGTGGCTTTTGCCAATGTTCTGGACATGGACGACCAGGAGGAGGCGCGCACCATTTTTCCTGAAGGGATTCTGCCGGCCATCGCCACGCGCGAGTCCATCATCGAGACCTACCAGCGCTTCGAACGCGGATCACAGACCAAGGAATCTCTTGATGACGATTCGGCCTCGGGCATCGTCGAACGCATCATCCTCGACGCCATAGAACTCGACGTCAGCGACATCCACATGGAACCCCTCCCGGACCGCCTGCGCATCCGCTTCCGCCGGGACGGGGTGCTTGAACCCTACAAGGACTTCCCGCGCGAGATAATCCCCAACATCTCAAGCCGCATCAAGATCATGTGCAAGGCGGATATCGCCGAGAAGCGCCGCCACCAGGGCGGACGCATCCTGTTCGAATACCCCGGCGGCGAGCTCGACATGCGCGCCTCCTTTTACGTGACCATCCACGGCGAGGCCATCGTGCTGCGCCTGCTGAACCGGCAGGGCAACCTCATCGACATCGCAAGCGTCGGAATGTACCCGAAAACACTCAAACGCTTCCTTGACGGAGCTCTGTCCAGGCCCAGCGGCGTCGTAATCATCACCGGCCCCACCGGGTCGGGCAAGACGACCACGGTCTACAGCTGCATCCACCACCTGAACACGCCGCTTCTGTCCATCATCACGGCCGAAGAACCCGTCGAGTACGTCATACCGGGCATCTCCCAGTGTTCCATCGATCCCAAGATCAACCTGACCTTCGAGGAGACCCTGCGTCACATCGTGCGCCAGGACCCCGACGTCATCCTCATCGGCGAGATCCGCGACAATTATTCGGCAGAAGTGGCCGTGCAGGCGGCCCTGACCGGGCACAAGGTCCTGACCACCTTTCACACCGAAGACTCCATCGGCGGCCTGATCCGGCTCATGAACATGGACATCGAGGCCTTCCTCATCTCCTCCACCGTGGTCAGCGTGGTCGCGCAGCGCCTGCTGCGGCGCATCTGCCCGGAGTGCTCCCAGCCGTACAAGCCAAGCCCCGGCGAGCTGCAGCTCTTCGGCTACACGCAGGCCACGATCCAGAGCTCGAATTTTCGCAAGGGCACGGGCTGCGCCCACTGCCGCTACACTGGGTATCGAGGCCGCATCGCGGTGTTCGAACTGCTCATTCTCGATGAAATGGTCCGTGCCGCAATCCTGGAGCGGCGGACCAGCTTCGACATCCGCAAGATCGCCCTGGAGAGCGCAGGGCTTGTGACCTTGTTCGAGGAAGGTCTGGTCAAGGCCGCCGAAGGCCAGACCACTCTGGAAGAGGTCATGCGCTGCCTGCCTCTTGTTCTGAAACCACGCCCACTGGAAGAAACCCGCCGCCTGCTCGGAGTCTAG
- a CDS encoding HDOD domain-containing protein codes for MNEAKSFIEILKEHVNSDKAQLPPFNRTGLAIQQEMARPDPDMQVIEKQILRDPAVAGQLLKVANSSFYRGMIEVTTVRNAMVRLGLAEVSNLVTLLTQKQSFTTPDPFIREYMDQLWIHSVACALGAKWIAKECRLPSKMNEAFFAGLLHDIGKAFLLMAIADLKQSGQLGDSVPQTFIEEVLDTLHQSIGAQLLKKWNLPEIYCTVAEHHHDESMEGQDVVLLIVSLANKVLAKAGIGIMHTPDIDLATSPEAIQLDLSEIKVAELELTMEDYVEFVGEVS; via the coding sequence ATGAACGAGGCCAAGTCTTTTATCGAAATCCTCAAGGAGCATGTGAATTCGGACAAGGCGCAGCTCCCGCCCTTCAATCGCACCGGCCTTGCCATCCAGCAGGAAATGGCGAGGCCCGACCCGGATATGCAGGTCATCGAAAAGCAGATTCTGCGGGACCCGGCCGTGGCCGGCCAGCTCCTCAAGGTCGCCAACTCGTCCTTTTACCGGGGCATGATCGAAGTGACCACGGTCAGAAACGCCATGGTCCGCCTCGGTCTGGCCGAAGTCTCCAACCTGGTCACCCTGCTGACCCAGAAGCAATCCTTCACCACCCCGGACCCCTTCATCCGCGAATACATGGATCAGCTCTGGATCCACTCCGTGGCCTGTGCCCTTGGCGCCAAATGGATCGCCAAGGAATGCCGGCTGCCAAGCAAGATGAACGAAGCCTTTTTCGCAGGGCTCCTGCACGACATCGGCAAGGCCTTTCTGCTCATGGCCATCGCCGACCTGAAACAAAGCGGACAGCTGGGGGACAGCGTTCCGCAGACCTTTATCGAGGAAGTCCTCGACACCCTGCACCAAAGCATCGGAGCGCAACTGCTCAAAAAATGGAACCTGCCGGAGATCTATTGCACGGTGGCCGAGCATCACCACGATGAAAGCATGGAAGGCCAGGATGTCGTACTGCTCATAGTCAGCCTGGCCAACAAGGTCCTGGCCAAGGCCGGAATCGGGATCATGCACACCCCCGACATCGATCTGGCGACCAGTCCCGAAGCGATTCAACTGGACCTCTCCGAGATCAAGGTCGCCGAACTGGAATTGACCATGGAAGATTACGTCGAATTTGTCGGGGAAGTGAGCTAA
- a CDS encoding DUF2207 domain-containing protein — MAGIRIRIFLAALFALLACAPLLAESERILDFSSLILIDPDGSMVVTETITVQATGEQIKRGIVREFPTLYTGRDGSRVRVGFTLLDVKRDGVTEPYHTENMSNGVAVYVGSKDVFLQPGRYSYTLIYRTTRQLGFFDEHDELYWNVNGNGWRLPFDQVRCEVRLPGEARALEAVAYEGPMGSTDSRAFPAGGQQEVTFVSSRPYAPGEGLTIAVSWPKGFVTPPPVTEQAAQVLARGGGVLPVGIGVAVLAIYYVLAWMKVGRDPAKGVIIPRFAPPRGFSPAMVRMLWRMQFDNGAFTAAVVNMAVKGALKIGDNAKMHLTLADQAPVSLSMGERAAWDELRKAGTSIELKNVNHKVIRGARQAIKDKLKRELSSNYFLSNTGWLAPGLAITLASVAGMVWATSVPPEALFLCVWLTFWTFGCFMLVRQIGTAWQGRGARGKVSALVVSVFAIPFLAGEAAGLWFLSSLLGVAVMLGFGIMIAMNALFYELLKAPTRIGRQTLDEIEGFKLYLSVAEEDRLNFIHPPDETPELFEKFLPYAMALGVENQWGERFARLLDQAGYEPGWYEGRHWNRMHPGVFASSLGSGMQSAVSSASSAPGSSSGMGGGGSSGGGGGGGGGGGW, encoded by the coding sequence ATGGCGGGCATCCGTATCCGCATATTTCTGGCCGCGCTGTTTGCGTTGCTTGCCTGCGCGCCCCTGCTGGCCGAGAGCGAACGAATCCTCGATTTTTCCTCCCTGATCCTCATTGACCCGGACGGCTCCATGGTGGTCACCGAGACCATCACGGTCCAGGCCACGGGGGAGCAGATCAAACGCGGAATCGTGCGCGAGTTCCCAACGCTCTACACCGGGCGCGACGGGAGCCGGGTGCGCGTCGGGTTCACGCTTCTGGACGTGAAGCGCGACGGCGTGACCGAGCCCTACCACACCGAGAACATGTCCAACGGGGTCGCCGTCTATGTCGGCAGCAAGGATGTCTTTTTGCAGCCGGGCCGCTATTCCTACACCCTCATATACCGCACCACCAGGCAGCTGGGTTTTTTTGACGAACACGACGAGCTCTATTGGAACGTGAACGGCAATGGCTGGCGGCTGCCCTTTGACCAGGTTCGCTGCGAGGTGCGGCTACCGGGCGAGGCCCGGGCCCTTGAGGCCGTGGCCTACGAAGGACCCATGGGCAGCACGGACAGCCGCGCTTTTCCCGCCGGCGGACAGCAGGAGGTGACCTTTGTTTCTTCGCGTCCGTATGCCCCCGGCGAGGGGCTGACCATCGCGGTGTCCTGGCCCAAGGGCTTCGTCACTCCGCCACCGGTCACGGAACAGGCGGCGCAGGTCCTGGCCAGGGGAGGGGGAGTGCTTCCCGTGGGTATCGGGGTCGCTGTGCTTGCCATCTATTATGTCCTGGCCTGGATGAAGGTCGGCCGCGATCCGGCCAAAGGCGTGATCATCCCCCGTTTTGCGCCGCCGCGCGGATTTTCTCCAGCCATGGTCCGCATGCTGTGGCGCATGCAATTCGACAACGGAGCCTTCACCGCGGCCGTGGTCAACATGGCGGTCAAGGGGGCGCTGAAGATCGGCGACAACGCGAAGATGCACCTGACATTGGCCGACCAGGCCCCGGTCAGCCTTTCCATGGGCGAGCGGGCGGCCTGGGACGAATTGCGCAAGGCCGGTACCAGCATCGAGCTCAAGAATGTGAACCACAAGGTCATAAGAGGCGCCAGGCAGGCCATAAAGGACAAACTGAAGAGGGAGCTGTCCTCCAATTACTTCCTGTCCAACACGGGCTGGCTTGCGCCGGGGCTGGCCATCACCCTGGCCTCGGTGGCGGGCATGGTCTGGGCCACGTCTGTTCCTCCCGAGGCGCTCTTTCTTTGCGTGTGGCTGACGTTCTGGACTTTCGGCTGTTTCATGCTGGTGCGTCAGATCGGTACGGCGTGGCAGGGCAGGGGCGCTCGGGGCAAGGTCTCGGCCCTGGTGGTGTCCGTCTTTGCAATCCCTTTTTTGGCTGGCGAGGCGGCGGGGTTGTGGTTCCTTTCCAGCCTGCTCGGGGTCGCGGTGATGCTGGGCTTTGGGATCATGATCGCCATGAACGCGCTCTTCTACGAGCTCCTGAAAGCGCCGACGCGCATCGGGCGTCAGACTCTGGACGAGATCGAAGGCTTCAAGCTCTATCTTTCCGTGGCCGAGGAGGATCGGCTTAATTTCATTCACCCTCCGGACGAGACTCCCGAGCTGTTCGAGAAGTTCCTGCCCTATGCCATGGCGCTGGGCGTTGAAAACCAGTGGGGGGAACGGTTCGCGCGCCTGCTGGATCAGGCCGGATACGAGCCCGGCTGGTATGAGGGCCGTCACTGGAACCGCATGCACCCGGGCGTTTTCGCCTCAAGTCTCGGGAGCGGCATGCAGTCTGCCGTGTCCTCGGCCTCCTCTGCGCCGGGCAGTTCTTCGGGCATGGGCGGGGGCGGCTCGTCCGGCGGCGGAGGAGGTGGAGGCGGCGGGGGCGGATGGTGA
- a CDS encoding LemA family protein codes for MIAFLVVLALAVAILLWAILIYNGLVRMRNMVQEAWSGIDVQLKRRTDLIPNLVSTVKGYAEHEKGTLEEVIRLRGLAQNAQGVGETAQAQGLLGAALGKLFALAESYPELKANANFAQLQASLGEIEEQVQLSRRYYNGAARNLNIAVESFPSNLVAGRFGFEKAEFFELESPAERAVPKVEF; via the coding sequence ATGATCGCTTTTCTTGTCGTGCTTGCCTTGGCGGTCGCCATTTTGCTGTGGGCCATCCTGATTTATAACGGCCTGGTGCGCATGCGCAACATGGTGCAGGAAGCCTGGAGCGGGATCGACGTGCAGCTTAAGCGGCGCACGGACCTGATTCCCAACCTTGTCTCCACGGTCAAAGGGTATGCCGAACACGAAAAGGGCACCCTTGAAGAGGTCATCCGTCTGCGCGGCCTGGCCCAGAACGCCCAGGGCGTGGGCGAGACGGCTCAGGCGCAGGGGCTTCTGGGGGCGGCGCTGGGCAAACTCTTCGCCCTGGCCGAAAGTTATCCGGAGCTGAAAGCCAACGCCAATTTCGCGCAGCTGCAGGCCTCTTTGGGTGAAATCGAGGAGCAGGTTCAGCTATCCCGGCGTTACTACAACGGGGCGGCACGCAATCTGAACATCGCGGTGGAGTCGTTTCCGTCCAACCTGGTCGCCGGACGCTTCGGCTTTGAAAAGGCGGAATTCTTCGAGCTCGAAAGTCCGGCGGAGCGGGCCGTGCCCAAGGTGGAATTCTAG